In a single window of the Chaetodon trifascialis isolate fChaTrf1 chromosome 19, fChaTrf1.hap1, whole genome shotgun sequence genome:
- the LOC139347896 gene encoding R-spondin-3-like: MRIPSLIWILHVVNLIRGLENAKILRYRRSSSVSRLCPAGCATCSALNGCLSCKPRLFFHLELDGMRQRGICLSACPRGHYGMRSPHISTCKRCKEDCAACFSENFCTRCHLGHFLFRGKCENSCPNGVTANAALRECTECSVGCEACVRRNMCVRCRADLYFLHGQCHLTCPREFEPDVQLMQCLPRVHCEVGEWTDWSPCVRRRSTRAYRRGEETRTRQVLQPPSVSGDPCPHVSEIRKCVIKKRPKNPSSL; this comes from the exons ATGCGGATACCATCGTTAATTTGGATTCTGCACGTTGTGAATCTTATAAGAGGCCTTGAGAACGCAAAGATTCTGCGATACAGGC GTAGCTCCTCAGTGAGCAGACTCTGTCCGGCAGGTTGTGCGACATGCTCGGCTCTGAATGGCTGTCTGTCCTGTAAACCTCGCCTCTTCTTCCACTTGGAGCTGGACGGGATGCGGCAGAGGGGCATCTGTTTGTCCGCCTGTCCCAGGGGTCACTATGGCATGCGCTCTCCACACATCAGCACCTGCAAGA GGTGCAAGGAGGACTGCGCTGCCTGTTTTAGTGAAAATTTCTGCACACGTTGTCATCTTGGTCACTTCCTGTTCcgaggaaaatgtgaaaacagctgtccaAACGGGGTGACGGCGAACGCAGCACTGCGAGAATGCACAG agTGCTCCGTAGGCTGTGAGGCGTGTGTGAGGAGGAACATGTGTGTGAGGTGTAGAGCAGACCTGTACTTTCTCCACGGCCAGTGCCATCTCACCTGCCCGAGGGAATTTGAGCCTGACGTGCAGCTTATGCAATGCCTCCCCCGAG TGCACTGTGAGGTTGGGGAATGGACAGATTGGAGTCCATGTGTTCGGAGAAGGAGCACGCGGGCCTACAGGAGGGGAGAAGAGACACGTACCCGACAAGTCCTGCAACCCCCAAGTGTCTCTGGTGACCCCTGCCCACATGTGTCAGAGATCAGGAAGTGTGTTATCAAAAAGAGACCAAAGAATCCAAGTAGCCTGTAA